One stretch of Tenacibaculum sp. MAR_2010_89 DNA includes these proteins:
- a CDS encoding rhodanese-like domain-containing protein, translating to MKFINSILIITVLFLTGCKGQSKEIKNITTSTLETVLKSDSRIQLVDVRTPAEWQKGIIENAIKIDVTSSSFEKEALNLLDKTKPVYLYCRSGGRSMIAAETLLKKGFEVYNIEGGYMQWQQKTN from the coding sequence ATGAAATTTATAAATAGTATACTTATAATTACCGTATTGTTTTTAACTGGGTGTAAAGGACAATCTAAAGAAATTAAAAATATTACTACCAGTACATTAGAAACTGTTTTAAAAAGTGATTCAAGAATACAGTTAGTTGATGTGAGAACGCCTGCTGAATGGCAAAAAGGGATTATTGAAAATGCAATTAAGATAGATGTCACATCTTCAAGTTTTGAAAAGGAAGCTTTAAATCTACTAGATAAAACTAAACCTGTATATTTATATTGCAGATCAGGAGGAAGAAGTATGATTGCAGCTGAAACGTTATTGAAAAAGGGATTTGAGGTTTATAATATAGAAGGTGGGTATATGCAATGGCAACAAAAAACTAATTAA
- a CDS encoding acyl-CoA desaturase — protein MKTINFSRIDKQKFFRTLNKRVNTYFKENNIKRTGNWKLYTKAIVMFSLFLIPFVFILTVDMSQWIKLILTIVMGIGMAGVGMNVMHDANHESFSSNKWVNKLMGSSIYILAGNVYNWKVQHNVLHHTYTNIKDHDEDIDAGRIIRFSKHSKWLKIHKFQKYYSFFLYGLLTINWAITTDFKQMHNYLKRKLSYGKFPSPATEWTKLVISKVAYYSLWIVLPIAVLNIVWWKVLIGFFVMHYTAGIILSVVFQLAHVVPKTEMPLPDENGNMKNTWAIHQLYTTANFAPKNWLINFYTGGLNHQVEHHIFPNISHVHYNKLAKIVKETALEFNLPYNEYRTTRRAIIEHFNHLAELGKKPQLA, from the coding sequence ATGAAGACAATAAACTTCTCAAGAATAGACAAGCAAAAGTTTTTTAGAACTTTGAATAAAAGAGTTAATACATACTTTAAAGAAAATAACATAAAACGTACTGGTAACTGGAAATTATATACCAAAGCTATCGTTATGTTTTCTTTATTTTTAATTCCTTTTGTTTTTATCTTAACTGTTGACATGTCGCAATGGATTAAATTAATTTTGACCATTGTAATGGGTATTGGTATGGCTGGTGTTGGTATGAATGTAATGCATGATGCAAATCATGAATCATTTTCAAGCAACAAATGGGTAAATAAACTAATGGGTAGTAGTATTTATATTTTAGCTGGAAATGTATATAACTGGAAAGTACAACACAACGTACTTCACCATACATACACAAATATTAAAGATCATGACGAAGATATTGATGCTGGTAGAATTATCCGTTTCTCTAAACATTCAAAATGGTTAAAAATTCATAAATTTCAAAAATACTATTCTTTCTTTTTATATGGTTTATTAACCATTAACTGGGCTATTACTACCGATTTTAAACAAATGCATAACTATTTAAAAAGAAAATTATCGTATGGTAAATTTCCTAGTCCTGCAACAGAATGGACTAAATTAGTTATTTCTAAAGTAGCGTATTACTCTCTTTGGATTGTATTACCTATTGCAGTTTTAAATATCGTTTGGTGGAAAGTATTAATCGGTTTTTTTGTTATGCATTATACTGCTGGAATTATTTTAAGTGTAGTTTTCCAATTAGCACATGTAGTGCCCAAAACAGAAATGCCTTTGCCTGATGAAAATGGAAATATGAAAAACACTTGGGCAATACACCAATTGTATACTACAGCAAATTTTGCTCCTAAAAATTGGCTTATTAACTTTTATACTGGCGGTTTAAACCACCAAGTAGAACACCATATTTTTCCAAATATTTCTCATGTTCATTATAATAAGTTAGCAAAAATTGTAAAAGAAACTGCCTTAGAGTTTAATTTACCTTATAATGAGTATAGAACAACAAGAAGAGCAATTATTGAGCACTTCAATCATTTGGCTGAATTAGGTAAAAAGCCTCAACTAGCATAA
- a CDS encoding pyridoxal phosphate-dependent aminotransferase produces MSNALSDRINSLPVSQTLAMAAKARELKSQGKDIISLSLGEPDFNTPDFIKEAAIEAINQDYNSYTPVDGYVELKEAICAKFERDNNLTYSPNQIVVSTGAKQSIANIAQVLLNPGDEVLLPAPYWVSYSAIATLCEAKFIEIPSSIDTDFKITPEQLEAAITPKTKMIFFNSPNNPSGSIYSEQEYRALAEVLEKHPQIYILSDEIYEHINYGSELFSFAAIESMYDRTITVNGLAKAFAMTGWRIGYIGAPQWIAKACTKMQGQITSGTNCIAQRAAITAVLAEPSKVQYMVDEFKNRRDIMLALLGKVNGFKLNIPEGAFYVFPDISAFFGKTIKGKLINNASDFSMLLLEEANVATVTGEAFGAPDCIRMSYAASELQLREAVKRIKEVLS; encoded by the coding sequence ATGTCAAACGCATTATCAGACAGAATTAACAGTTTACCTGTTTCCCAAACATTAGCTATGGCAGCTAAAGCAAGAGAATTAAAATCTCAAGGGAAAGACATTATTAGTCTAAGTTTAGGAGAGCCAGATTTTAACACTCCTGATTTCATTAAAGAAGCGGCAATTGAGGCCATTAACCAAGATTATAACTCATATACCCCTGTTGATGGATATGTAGAGCTAAAAGAAGCTATTTGCGCTAAATTTGAGCGTGATAACAATTTAACCTATAGCCCAAATCAAATTGTAGTTTCTACTGGAGCTAAACAGTCAATTGCTAATATAGCTCAGGTTTTATTAAACCCTGGAGATGAAGTTTTATTACCTGCTCCATATTGGGTTAGCTATTCTGCAATTGCTACTTTGTGCGAAGCTAAATTTATTGAAATACCTTCATCTATTGATACTGATTTCAAAATTACACCTGAGCAATTAGAAGCTGCTATTACTCCTAAAACAAAAATGATTTTCTTTAATTCACCAAATAACCCAAGTGGTTCTATTTATAGTGAACAGGAATATAGAGCTTTGGCTGAAGTTTTAGAAAAGCATCCTCAAATTTATATTTTATCTGATGAAATTTATGAGCATATTAACTATGGTAGTGAACTTTTTAGTTTTGCTGCTATTGAAAGTATGTATGATCGAACCATTACTGTAAATGGATTAGCAAAAGCTTTTGCTATGACTGGTTGGAGAATTGGATATATTGGTGCTCCACAATGGATTGCTAAAGCTTGTACAAAAATGCAAGGACAAATCACTTCAGGAACTAATTGTATTGCTCAACGTGCTGCTATTACTGCTGTATTAGCTGAACCTAGTAAAGTGCAATATATGGTTGATGAATTTAAAAACCGTAGAGATATAATGTTGGCTTTATTAGGAAAAGTTAACGGATTTAAATTAAATATACCTGAAGGTGCTTTTTATGTATTTCCTGATATTTCTGCTTTTTTCGGAAAAACTATTAAAGGAAAATTAATTAACAATGCTAGTGATTTTTCTATGTTATTATTAGAAGAAGCTAATGTTGCTACCGTAACTGGTGAAGCTTTTGGTGCTCCTGATTGTATTCGTATGTCATATGCTGCATCTGAGTTACAATTACGTGAAGCTGTTAAAAGAATAAAAGAAGTTCTTAGTTAA
- a CDS encoding rhodanese-like domain-containing protein: MKIEQIYTGCLAQGAYYVESNGEVAIIDPLREVQSYIETAVRNKSEIKYIFETHFHADFVSGHVTLAEKTGATIVYGPTAAPKYEAHIATDGEVFKLGHITITVLHTPGHTMESTTYLLKDEAGNNHAIFSGDTLFLGDVGRPDLAQKAADMTKEELAGLLYDSLRTKIMTLDDEVIVYPAHGAGSACGKNLSKETVGTIGEQKRTNYALRENMNKEEFIKEVTDGLLPPPAYFPLNVKMNKEGYQSIDDVIKSGSKALSVNEFEKLANDSDAVILDVRHQSEFIKGFIPKSIFIGLGGTFAPWVGALIKDVKHPILLVTPKGEEETTITRLSRVGFDNVLGYLDNSFESWKKTNNEVDTLQSVSATTLENKLKEGVTVYDVRKPGEYNNDHIINVTNTPLDFINEYVNEFPVDKDFYLHCAGGYRSVIAASILKARGYHHVIDVAGGYKAIKETSIERTIGVCPSTLK; the protein is encoded by the coding sequence ATGAAGATAGAACAAATTTATACAGGTTGTTTAGCACAAGGAGCTTATTATGTTGAGAGTAATGGAGAAGTAGCTATTATTGATCCATTAAGAGAAGTTCAGTCTTATATTGAAACAGCAGTAAGAAATAAAAGTGAAATAAAATATATTTTTGAAACTCATTTTCATGCAGATTTTGTAAGCGGGCATGTAACACTTGCTGAAAAAACTGGGGCAACAATTGTATATGGTCCTACAGCAGCACCAAAATATGAAGCACATATAGCAACAGATGGAGAGGTTTTTAAACTTGGACATATAACCATTACTGTTTTACACACACCTGGTCATACCATGGAAAGTACAACTTATTTGTTAAAAGATGAAGCAGGTAATAATCACGCTATATTTAGTGGAGATACATTGTTTTTAGGAGATGTTGGAAGACCAGATTTAGCTCAAAAAGCGGCAGATATGACCAAAGAAGAGTTAGCAGGTTTGTTATACGATAGTTTACGAACAAAAATAATGACCTTAGATGATGAAGTAATTGTTTACCCTGCACACGGAGCAGGTTCTGCTTGTGGTAAAAATTTAAGTAAAGAAACTGTTGGAACTATAGGTGAACAAAAAAGAACTAATTATGCATTACGTGAAAATATGAATAAAGAGGAGTTTATTAAAGAAGTTACTGATGGTTTACTTCCACCTCCTGCATACTTTCCTTTAAATGTAAAAATGAACAAAGAGGGATATCAATCAATTGATGATGTAATAAAAAGTGGATCAAAAGCATTATCAGTAAATGAATTTGAAAAATTAGCAAATGATTCTGACGCTGTAATTTTAGATGTTAGACATCAATCGGAGTTTATTAAAGGATTTATACCAAAGTCTATTTTTATTGGCTTAGGAGGTACATTTGCGCCTTGGGTTGGTGCTTTAATAAAAGATGTTAAGCATCCTATACTATTAGTTACTCCAAAAGGAGAAGAAGAAACAACAATAACAAGATTATCAAGAGTAGGTTTTGATAATGTTTTAGGGTATCTAGATAATAGTTTTGAGTCTTGGAAAAAAACAAATAATGAAGTAGATACCTTACAGTCTGTTTCGGCAACAACTTTAGAAAATAAATTAAAAGAAGGTGTAACGGTTTATGATGTTCGTAAACCGGGTGAATATAACAATGATCATATTATTAATGTAACAAACACACCGTTAGATTTTATTAATGAGTACGTTAATGAATTTCCAGTTGATAAAGACTTTTATTTACATTGTGCTGGAGGATATCGTTCAGTGATTGCAGCTTCTATATTGAAAGCAAGAGGGTATCATCATGTAATTGATGTTGCTGGTGGATATAAAGCTATAAAAGAAACTAGTATAGAAAGAACAATTGGTGTGTGTCCGTCAACATTAAAATAA
- the ruvB gene encoding Holliday junction branch migration DNA helicase RuvB, producing the protein MNENLNPENSNYSNEEIDVEKKLRPLSFDDFTGQDQAIENLKIFVEAANQRDEALDHTLFHGPPGLGKTTLAHILANELDAGIKVTSGPVLDKPGDLAGLLTNLDERDVLFIDEIHRLSPIVEEYLYSAMEDFKIDIMIESGPNARTVQINLEPFTLVGATTRSGLLTAPMRARFGISSRLHYYSTELLSNILLRSALILKVPTSMEAAIEIAGRSRGTPRIANALLRRVRDFAQIKGDGKITIEIAKYALKALNVDAHGLDEMDNKILTTIIDKFKGGPVGITTLATAVAENAETIEEVYEPFLIQQGFIMRTPRGREVTDLAYKHLGRIKGKTQGELF; encoded by the coding sequence ATGAACGAGAATTTAAATCCGGAAAATAGTAATTATTCAAATGAAGAAATAGATGTAGAAAAAAAACTACGTCCGTTGTCATTTGACGATTTTACTGGCCAAGATCAAGCAATAGAAAACCTTAAAATTTTTGTTGAAGCAGCTAATCAAAGAGATGAAGCACTTGATCATACATTGTTTCATGGCCCTCCTGGTTTAGGTAAAACTACCCTAGCTCACATTTTAGCAAATGAATTAGATGCAGGAATTAAAGTTACTTCAGGACCAGTTTTAGACAAACCTGGAGATTTAGCTGGGTTGTTAACCAATCTTGATGAAAGAGATGTATTATTTATTGATGAAATACACCGTTTAAGCCCAATTGTTGAAGAATATTTATATTCTGCAATGGAAGACTTCAAAATTGATATAATGATCGAGTCTGGGCCAAATGCACGTACAGTACAAATCAATTTGGAACCATTTACTTTAGTTGGTGCTACTACCAGATCAGGTTTACTTACAGCTCCAATGAGAGCTCGTTTTGGTATTAGTAGTAGACTGCATTATTACTCAACTGAATTATTAAGTAATATACTTCTTAGAAGTGCACTTATATTAAAAGTACCAACTTCAATGGAGGCAGCAATAGAAATTGCAGGTAGAAGTAGAGGAACACCTCGTATAGCAAATGCATTATTACGAAGAGTTCGAGATTTTGCTCAAATTAAAGGAGATGGTAAAATAACTATTGAGATTGCAAAATATGCTCTTAAGGCATTGAATGTCGATGCTCATGGGCTAGATGAGATGGATAATAAAATTTTAACTACTATCATTGATAAGTTTAAAGGAGGTCCAGTAGGTATTACTACATTGGCTACTGCAGTAGCCGAAAATGCTGAAACTATAGAAGAGGTATATGAGCCTTTTTTAATACAGCAAGGGTTTATAATGCGTACGCCAAGAGGAAGAGAAGTAACAGATTTAGCTTATAAACATTTAGGAAGAATAAAAGGAAAAACGCAAGGTGAATTATTTTAA
- a CDS encoding DUF1501 domain-containing protein, giving the protein MKRRNFIKLASSVSALGLMPLELRAMLKTVDIASCGDLSNRKLVLINLAGGNDGLNTVIPLNVYDEYAALRPTLKIPTSGSKSYITLDNTLSDTQKIGLNPALTGFKSLYDQGSLRILQSVGYPSQNKSHFASKDLYSTGNDGNSWDNGNDSGWIGRFVEKYYSGELKENYPLGVQIGSTKTELGFHGEDEHGLSINISGQDPSGFYTELNGLGGVAPTNIPNSDFGKELEYIINVNSLSNQYSQSISSAFNKGKNIATYPDTDLSNQLKTVARLISGGLQSKVYMVRIGGFDTHNNQNQASGDIEGKHYNLLKTVSDAVEVFMSDLTSQTIADDVVGLTFSEFGRKAKENGNLGTDHGEIAPMFVFGKPVNGGVSGNNVDLTEAISGNNYQLETVQFDYRQVLGTLLQNFLGASNLVIDNAFFNNTTSQSFSDLKINELLKNSHSVATNCLSDTLSNNDVILNNSNNKWLVHPNPFNTIINLNSLEDFSTVNYQLYNNQGQLVLQNVVKGFNNNIKIATPNLASGIYFLKIKNNGKTEIHKLLRL; this is encoded by the coding sequence ATGAAAAGAAGAAATTTCATAAAATTAGCATCCTCAGTATCAGCCTTAGGTTTAATGCCTTTAGAATTGAGAGCTATGCTAAAAACTGTAGATATAGCAAGCTGTGGCGATCTTTCAAATAGAAAACTGGTTTTAATCAATTTAGCTGGAGGAAATGATGGCTTAAATACTGTAATTCCCTTAAATGTTTACGATGAATATGCGGCACTTCGTCCTACCCTTAAAATACCAACATCTGGGAGTAAAAGCTATATTACTTTAGATAATACGTTATCAGATACTCAAAAGATTGGCTTAAACCCAGCACTTACAGGTTTTAAATCTTTATACGATCAAGGCTCTTTAAGAATACTTCAATCTGTAGGTTACCCTTCTCAAAACAAAAGTCATTTTGCTTCAAAAGACTTGTATTCAACAGGAAATGATGGTAATAGTTGGGATAACGGAAACGACTCTGGGTGGATAGGTCGATTTGTTGAAAAATATTATTCAGGAGAGTTAAAAGAAAATTACCCGTTAGGTGTACAAATAGGCTCAACTAAAACCGAGTTGGGATTTCATGGTGAAGATGAACATGGCTTATCTATAAATATTTCTGGTCAAGATCCTTCTGGGTTTTATACTGAATTAAATGGCCTTGGTGGAGTAGCACCCACAAATATTCCAAATTCTGATTTTGGAAAAGAATTAGAATATATTATCAATGTAAATTCTTTATCAAACCAGTATTCTCAATCTATTTCATCAGCCTTCAATAAAGGTAAAAACATTGCTACTTATCCTGATACCGATTTATCAAATCAATTAAAAACTGTAGCTCGTTTAATTAGCGGAGGCTTACAATCTAAAGTTTATATGGTTCGTATAGGAGGATTTGACACTCATAACAATCAAAACCAAGCTTCTGGAGATATTGAAGGAAAACATTACAATTTATTAAAAACTGTTTCTGATGCAGTTGAAGTATTTATGAGTGATTTAACTTCACAAACTATAGCTGATGATGTGGTTGGTTTAACTTTTTCTGAATTTGGGAGAAAGGCTAAAGAAAATGGAAATTTAGGTACTGATCATGGAGAAATAGCACCTATGTTTGTTTTTGGGAAACCTGTAAACGGAGGAGTATCTGGTAATAATGTAGATTTAACTGAAGCTATATCTGGTAATAATTACCAACTAGAAACAGTTCAATTTGACTACAGACAAGTATTAGGCACCTTACTTCAAAATTTTTTAGGTGCCAGTAATTTGGTAATTGACAATGCTTTTTTTAACAACACAACCAGTCAAAGTTTTTCTGATTTAAAAATAAATGAATTATTAAAAAACTCACATTCAGTAGCAACAAATTGTTTAAGTGATACGCTTTCTAACAATGATGTAATTTTAAACAACAGCAATAACAAATGGTTAGTACATCCAAATCCATTTAATACTATTATAAACTTAAACTCATTAGAAGATTTTTCAACAGTAAATTATCAATTATACAATAATCAAGGCCAACTTGTTTTACAAAATGTAGTTAAAGGTTTTAATAATAATATTAAAATAGCAACTCCTAATTTAGCTTCAGGAATTTACTTTTTAAAAATTAAAAATAATGGTAAAACTGAAATACACAAGCTACTTAGGCTATAA
- a CDS encoding heavy-metal-associated domain-containing protein, producing the protein MIQDIYIENLKCGGCAATIKKGLLEIDGVDTVTVDVEKSLIAVNTPLENLQKVKEKLSKLGYPEVGDKNTVLHKAKSFVSCATGKMSK; encoded by the coding sequence ATGATACAAGATATATATATAGAAAACTTAAAGTGTGGTGGTTGTGCTGCAACTATAAAAAAAGGATTATTAGAAATTGATGGAGTAGATACAGTTACTGTAGATGTAGAAAAATCATTAATAGCTGTTAATACTCCTTTAGAAAATTTACAAAAAGTAAAGGAAAAGTTATCTAAGCTAGGTTATCCAGAGGTAGGAGATAAAAATACAGTGCTGCATAAAGCGAAATCTTTTGTAAGCTGTGCTACAGGCAAAATGAGTAAATAA
- the rsmG gene encoding 16S rRNA (guanine(527)-N(7))-methyltransferase RsmG produces the protein MEIILKYFPNLTETQIEQFSKLQELYEDWNLKINVVSRKDIDELYLRHVLHSLGIAKVMKFQPGANVMDVGTGGGFPGVPLAILFPETNFHLVDSIGKKIKVVDEVVEGLGLENVKTTHGRVEEVKETYDFIVSRAVAQMETFHRWIKKKVQKKQNHQLKNGILYLKGGDLTEELTNFPSATIYELPDYYEEDFFETKKVVHVPIKFKG, from the coding sequence ATGGAAATCATACTTAAATACTTTCCAAATTTAACGGAAACACAAATAGAACAATTCTCTAAACTACAGGAATTGTATGAAGATTGGAACTTGAAAATTAATGTAGTTTCTAGAAAAGATATTGACGAGCTATACTTACGTCATGTATTACATTCATTAGGAATAGCTAAAGTAATGAAATTTCAACCAGGAGCGAATGTTATGGATGTTGGTACAGGAGGAGGTTTTCCAGGTGTTCCATTAGCTATTTTATTTCCAGAAACTAATTTTCATTTGGTAGATTCAATAGGAAAAAAAATAAAAGTAGTAGATGAAGTTGTTGAAGGCTTAGGCTTAGAAAATGTAAAAACTACTCATGGTAGGGTTGAAGAGGTAAAAGAAACTTATGATTTTATAGTAAGTAGGGCCGTAGCTCAAATGGAAACTTTTCATCGTTGGATAAAAAAGAAAGTACAAAAAAAGCAAAATCACCAACTTAAAAATGGAATTTTGTATTTAAAAGGTGGGGATTTAACAGAAGAATTAACTAATTTTCCTAGTGCAACTATTTATGAATTGCCTGATTATTATGAGGAAGATTTTTTTGAAACCAAAAAGGTTGTGCATGTTCCTATAAAATTTAAAGGATAG
- a CDS encoding SulP family inorganic anion transporter, protein MKLLKKLIPILEWLPNYKKSQLQGDVIAGITVAIVLIPQGIAYALIAGLPPIYGLYAALFPQLIYAIFGSSRQVAIGPVAMDSLIVATGVSTLALAGSESYIAIAILLALIVGTIQFLMGVFQLGFIVNFLSRPVITGFTSAVALIIGLNQFRNLLGVDFLQSDQIHILLEDIFDKIQYYNKNTTIIGLTACLIIVFFRRVNKKIPNALIVVILGIITVKYFGKSWSDVEIVKNIPSGLPNFAMPVIDIALIKELMPIALTLVMVGYLETISIGKTLESKQDDYRIRPNQELIALGLSNIIGSLFKAYPSASSFSRSAINAESGAKTGIAAFISVVLVIITLLFLTPVFYFLPKTILAAIIVVAVFNLINVKEAKRLWSANNLDFWLLVATFFSTLFFGIKYGILTGVGMSLILLIFRTSRPYVIELGKVPNSDFYRNKNRFKEVVVDQEVLVFRFDAQLFYANANYFRDKLDELVEEKGTKLKLIVLDAESINRVDSTGVDMLKERILYYNKRGVNFYFAGVKGPVRDALFRSGLLEVVSLDQFFMRANGAVQFFKTGDNLNQKKYAQYIHQAYE, encoded by the coding sequence ATGAAGTTACTTAAAAAACTGATACCAATTTTAGAATGGTTACCTAACTATAAAAAATCACAACTACAAGGAGATGTAATTGCTGGTATAACTGTTGCTATAGTTTTAATACCTCAAGGAATAGCATATGCTTTAATTGCCGGATTACCTCCAATCTATGGATTATATGCTGCACTTTTTCCTCAATTAATTTATGCAATATTTGGTTCTTCTCGTCAAGTAGCTATTGGTCCTGTAGCCATGGATTCTTTAATTGTGGCAACTGGAGTATCAACTCTTGCATTGGCTGGCTCTGAAAGTTATATTGCTATAGCTATATTATTGGCTTTAATTGTAGGAACAATTCAGTTTTTAATGGGAGTTTTTCAATTAGGTTTTATAGTTAATTTTCTTTCACGACCTGTTATCACCGGATTTACTTCAGCGGTTGCACTTATAATTGGATTGAACCAATTTAGAAATTTATTAGGAGTTGATTTTTTACAAAGTGATCAAATACATATATTATTAGAAGATATTTTTGATAAAATACAATACTATAATAAAAATACAACTATAATTGGACTGACTGCATGTTTGATTATAGTATTTTTTAGAAGAGTAAATAAAAAAATACCCAATGCTTTAATTGTAGTGATATTAGGTATTATTACAGTTAAATATTTTGGAAAAAGTTGGTCAGATGTAGAGATAGTTAAAAATATACCTTCTGGCTTACCAAATTTTGCAATGCCAGTTATAGATATTGCATTAATAAAAGAATTAATGCCTATAGCATTAACTTTAGTAATGGTAGGATATTTAGAAACCATTTCTATAGGGAAAACTCTTGAGTCAAAACAAGATGATTATCGTATTAGGCCTAACCAAGAATTAATAGCATTAGGATTAAGTAATATTATAGGTTCTCTTTTCAAAGCCTATCCTTCAGCTTCAAGTTTTTCACGTTCAGCTATTAATGCAGAATCTGGTGCAAAAACTGGAATTGCTGCATTTATATCAGTGGTGTTAGTAATCATAACGTTATTGTTTTTAACACCAGTGTTTTATTTTTTACCTAAAACAATATTAGCGGCAATTATTGTAGTAGCTGTATTTAATTTAATTAATGTGAAAGAAGCTAAACGATTATGGAGTGCTAATAATCTTGATTTTTGGTTATTAGTAGCAACTTTTTTCTCAACACTTTTTTTTGGTATTAAGTATGGTATTTTAACAGGAGTAGGGATGTCGCTTATTTTATTAATATTTAGGACATCTAGGCCTTATGTAATTGAACTAGGAAAAGTTCCAAATTCTGATTTTTATAGAAATAAAAATAGATTTAAAGAAGTTGTTGTTGATCAAGAAGTTTTAGTTTTTAGATTTGATGCCCAATTATTTTATGCTAACGCTAATTATTTTAGAGATAAGCTAGATGAATTGGTTGAAGAAAAAGGAACGAAATTGAAATTAATAGTACTTGATGCTGAAAGTATTAATAGAGTTGATAGTACAGGTGTTGATATGCTTAAAGAGCGTATATTATATTATAATAAAAGAGGAGTTAATTTTTATTTTGCTGGTGTTAAAGGGCCGGTAAGAGATGCTCTTTTTAGAAGCGGTTTGTTAGAAGTAGTAAGTTTAGATCAATTTTTCATGAGAGCTAATGGCGCCGTACAATTTTTTAAAACAGGAGATAATTTAAATCAAAAAAAATACGCACAATACATACATCAAGCGTATGAGTAA